From Longimicrobiaceae bacterium, a single genomic window includes:
- a CDS encoding P-loop NTPase fold protein → MWPDNETERDFLNFSGVADTVAEIIVQARGRPISIGVSGAWGIGKSSMIKLTRASLARRPRQKGEHEFVFVEFNAWLYQGYDDARAALMDVIAGKLAAEAEERETAIDQAKDLVKRVKWVRAAKLLAGTGVSLALGLPPIGLFGEMWALGQRALSGGVDQGLIQDAQRQTGEATSAAAGLLNPRSESSPPKEIQALRDAFEQTLKELGVTLVVLIDDLDRCLPETTISTLEAIRLFLFLENTAFVIAADNDMIKHAVRKHFEGVDDDLLVTNYFDKLIQVPIRVPPLGTQEVRAYMMLLFVDNSDLGGEIREKIRAGVCAQLRQTWQGKRVDRAFVESLHDEIPAELVGKLDAADRLAPLMTTASGISGNPRLIKRFLNALSIRMTISNAQGVGVDEAVLAKLLLFERLGNPKAYAALMTAVSASESGKPSFLAEWEEKASAGQDLALDVPWDDPFVREWLTLPPTLADKDLRGALYVSREHAPLVTPEDRLSSEAADLLSALLQHPEMADGLKSRLTDLPRTESTILMDRLLERARQEQEWGVPPIMEACLVLAAADPAQGARLAAFLRERPAQQIQPNIVPKISDQPWAGDVFAKWEQGGVDKPVRNAIKRWRERGNVSV, encoded by the coding sequence ATGTGGCCCGATAATGAAACGGAGCGCGACTTCCTGAACTTCTCGGGCGTTGCGGACACAGTCGCTGAGATCATCGTTCAGGCACGGGGACGTCCGATCTCGATCGGCGTTTCTGGAGCGTGGGGTATCGGGAAGTCTTCGATGATCAAGCTCACACGGGCGTCGCTCGCGCGGCGACCGCGCCAGAAGGGTGAGCACGAGTTCGTCTTCGTCGAGTTCAACGCGTGGCTGTACCAGGGTTATGATGATGCTCGGGCCGCATTGATGGACGTGATCGCTGGGAAGCTCGCGGCGGAGGCCGAAGAGCGAGAAACGGCGATTGACCAGGCTAAGGACCTCGTGAAGCGGGTGAAGTGGGTGCGAGCCGCTAAGCTACTCGCTGGCACCGGGGTCTCGCTCGCACTCGGACTTCCTCCGATCGGTCTGTTCGGTGAGATGTGGGCCCTGGGGCAGAGAGCGCTCTCTGGTGGTGTCGATCAGGGGCTGATCCAAGATGCGCAGCGGCAGACGGGGGAAGCTACGAGCGCCGCAGCCGGGCTTCTGAACCCGAGAAGCGAGAGCTCTCCACCAAAAGAGATCCAGGCATTGAGGGACGCCTTCGAGCAGACTTTGAAGGAGCTCGGCGTCACTCTCGTCGTGCTGATCGACGACTTGGATCGCTGTCTACCCGAAACAACGATCTCGACCCTCGAGGCGATCCGACTGTTCCTGTTCTTGGAGAATACCGCGTTCGTGATCGCCGCCGACAACGACATGATCAAACACGCGGTGCGGAAGCACTTCGAAGGGGTCGACGACGATCTGCTCGTGACCAACTACTTCGATAAGCTGATTCAGGTGCCGATCCGTGTACCTCCGCTCGGGACGCAGGAGGTTCGTGCATACATGATGCTGCTCTTTGTCGACAACAGCGATCTTGGCGGAGAAATCAGGGAGAAAATCCGTGCCGGGGTCTGCGCCCAGCTGCGCCAAACCTGGCAGGGGAAGCGGGTTGATCGTGCCTTCGTGGAGTCACTGCACGATGAGATCCCAGCTGAGCTCGTAGGGAAGCTTGATGCCGCCGACCGACTTGCTCCGCTCATGACGACCGCATCCGGCATTTCGGGAAATCCGCGCCTGATCAAGCGGTTCCTGAACGCCTTATCCATTCGCATGACGATCTCGAATGCTCAGGGTGTGGGAGTCGATGAGGCGGTTCTGGCGAAGCTGCTGTTATTCGAGCGCCTGGGGAATCCGAAGGCATACGCGGCGTTGATGACGGCCGTCAGCGCGAGCGAATCGGGCAAGCCCTCCTTCCTCGCGGAGTGGGAAGAGAAGGCCAGCGCAGGCCAGGATCTCGCACTTGACGTGCCCTGGGACGACCCGTTCGTCCGCGAGTGGCTCACCCTGCCGCCGACCCTCGCGGACAAGGATCTCCGCGGCGCGCTCTATGTGAGCCGGGAGCATGCACCGCTCGTCACCCCCGAGGATCGGCTCTCCTCAGAGGCTGCCGATCTTCTATCGGCGCTCCTGCAGCACCCGGAGATGGCCGATGGCCTGAAGAGCCGGTTGACCGACCTGCCGCGCACGGAGTCTACGATCCTGATGGACCGCCTCTTGGAGCGCGCACGACAAGAGCAGGAGTGGGGCGTGCCACCGATCATGGAGGCGTGCTTGGTTCTCGCGGCAGCGGATCCCGCTCAGGGAGCTCGTCTGGCGGCGTTCCTTCGCGAGCGTCCGGCGCAGCAGATCCAGCCCAACATCGTGCCGAAAATCAGCGACCAGCCCTGGGCCGGGGACGTATTCGCCAAGTGGGAGCAGGGCGGCGTGGACAAGCCCGTGAGAAACGCAATAAAGCGATGGAGGGAGCGTGGGAACGTCTCAGTCTAG
- a CDS encoding SRPBCC family protein — translation MQLDSQPVVRAGMLIRRPVAEVFRAFTDPSVTTRFWFTRSSGPLEPGGRARWTWEMYGASTDVTVLELDPDERILIEWDEPPTRVEWVFTARPDGTTYVSITNSGFAGGGDEVVRQALDSMGGFSFVLAALKALLEHGVELKLVADHYPDAHVRTPSHP, via the coding sequence ATGCAGCTCGATTCTCAGCCCGTGGTCAGAGCCGGGATGCTGATCCGCCGCCCCGTCGCCGAGGTCTTCCGGGCGTTCACCGACCCGTCCGTCACGACGAGGTTCTGGTTCACCCGGAGCAGCGGACCGCTGGAGCCGGGCGGCAGGGCGCGATGGACGTGGGAGATGTACGGCGCGTCGACCGACGTGACGGTGCTGGAGCTGGACCCGGACGAGCGCATCCTGATCGAGTGGGACGAGCCGCCGACCCGCGTCGAGTGGGTGTTCACCGCCCGGCCGGACGGGACCACCTACGTCAGCATCACGAACTCCGGGTTCGCGGGCGGGGGTGACGAGGTGGTCCGTCAGGCGCTGGACTCGATGGGCGGGTTCTCCTTCGTCCTCGCCGCGCTGAAGGCGCTGCTCGAACACGGCGTCGAGCTGAAGCTGGTCGCCGACCACTACCCGGACGCTCACGTCCGCACACCTTCCCACCCCTGA
- a CDS encoding metalloregulator ArsR/SmtB family transcription factor produces the protein MADRSGLDQTLAALADPTRREILTRLSRGPARVTELAAPFDISLNSVSKHIRILERAQLVRRRRQGREHILSLDPAPLDEAAEWIDRQRAFWTARLDALEAALRAEDGEPTHPQRRKRRG, from the coding sequence GTGGCTGATAGGTCCGGCCTCGATCAGACGCTGGCCGCGCTGGCCGACCCGACGCGCCGGGAGATCCTGACCCGCCTTTCGCGCGGTCCGGCGCGGGTGACGGAGCTGGCGGCGCCCTTCGACATCTCGCTGAACTCGGTTTCCAAGCACATCCGTATCCTGGAGCGTGCCCAGCTGGTGCGCCGCCGCAGGCAGGGCCGCGAGCACATCCTCTCCCTGGACCCCGCCCCGCTGGACGAGGCCGCCGAGTGGATCGACCGGCAGCGCGCCTTCTGGACGGCTCGGCTGGACGCGCTGGAGGCGGCGCTCCGGGCCGAGGACGGCGAACCCACCCACCCTCAACGGAGGAAGCGACGCGGATGA
- a CDS encoding DUF6596 domain-containing protein, protein MARSSYGRLLAILAAPGGDLELAEDCLAEAFALALRTWPESGIPGNPEAWLLTVARNRRRDVFRSAARRTETALRGDEAGAVDSMLQDLDPEAIPDRRLALLFVCAHPAIDPAVRAPLMLQTVLGFEAQQIAEAFAVSASAMAQRLVRAKRRIRETRIPFVVPDRTRMAPRLNAVLEAIYGAYAIDWRLVSGTTTRDSLAGEAHFLAGTLAELLPGEPEALGLAALLSLSLARAEARGSAEEFVPLEEQDTARWDRGLIARGEQYLRRARALGRIGRFQLEAAIQSVHCARAVSGATDWAALRRLYAALVSTAPTLGARVALAATVGRTGGPAAGLAALDGIPDAGVQRSQPAWATRAHLLAAAGRMEEAGQAFEKAISLTTEPGVRRYLERWRSACAGDPS, encoded by the coding sequence GTGGCCCGTTCCTCCTACGGGCGCCTGCTCGCGATCCTGGCGGCGCCGGGCGGCGACCTGGAGCTGGCCGAGGACTGCCTGGCGGAAGCCTTCGCGCTGGCGCTCCGCACCTGGCCGGAGTCCGGGATTCCCGGAAACCCCGAGGCCTGGCTGCTGACAGTCGCCCGCAACCGCCGCCGCGACGTCTTCCGGTCTGCCGCCCGGCGCACCGAGACGGCCCTGCGCGGCGACGAGGCCGGAGCGGTGGATTCGATGCTGCAGGATCTCGACCCGGAGGCCATCCCCGACCGGCGCCTGGCGCTGCTCTTCGTCTGCGCGCACCCGGCGATCGACCCCGCCGTGCGCGCGCCGCTCATGCTGCAGACCGTGCTGGGCTTCGAGGCGCAGCAGATCGCGGAAGCATTTGCCGTGTCGGCGTCGGCCATGGCCCAGCGGCTCGTGCGCGCCAAGCGCCGCATTCGGGAGACGCGCATCCCCTTCGTCGTCCCCGACCGGACCCGGATGGCGCCGCGCCTCAATGCAGTGCTCGAGGCGATCTACGGCGCGTACGCGATCGACTGGCGGCTCGTCTCGGGCACCACCACGCGCGACTCGCTCGCCGGCGAGGCGCACTTCCTGGCGGGCACCCTCGCCGAACTGCTCCCGGGCGAGCCGGAGGCGCTCGGCCTCGCCGCGCTCCTCTCCCTGTCGCTCGCGCGGGCGGAGGCCCGCGGCTCGGCCGAGGAGTTCGTTCCCCTCGAGGAGCAGGACACCGCCCGCTGGGACCGGGGGCTGATTGCCCGGGGGGAGCAGTACCTGCGCCGCGCCCGGGCGCTGGGCCGCATCGGCCGGTTCCAGCTCGAAGCGGCCATCCAGTCGGTCCACTGCGCCCGGGCGGTCTCGGGCGCCACCGACTGGGCCGCGCTGCGCCGGCTGTACGCGGCGCTGGTCTCGACCGCACCGACGCTGGGGGCGAGGGTCGCCCTGGCGGCGACGGTCGGCCGAACCGGAGGGCCGGCGGCCGGGTTGGCCGCGCTCGACGGCATCCCGGACGCGGGGGTCCAGCGCTCCCAACCTGCCTGGGCGACGCGGGCACACCTGCTCGCGGCGGCCGGCCGGATGGAGGAGGCGGGGCAGGCCTTCGAGAAGGCCATCTCGCTCACGACGGAGCCGGGCGTTCGCCGGTACCTGGAGCGCTGGCGATCGGCGTGCGCAGGCGATCCGAGCTGA
- a CDS encoding VOC family protein: MSNPRPQVTPFLMFEGRAEEAMTFYLSLFDGAVESIERYGPEGPGPEGSVLVAAFTLAGQRFLCIDSWVKHAFTFTPSVSLHVVCASEAEIDERFARLSEDGAVLMPLGEYPFSPRYGWLQDRFGVSWQLTLPPA; the protein is encoded by the coding sequence ATGAGCAATCCGCGTCCGCAGGTTACCCCGTTCCTGATGTTCGAGGGCCGCGCCGAGGAGGCCATGACCTTCTATCTCTCCCTCTTCGACGGCGCGGTCGAGTCGATCGAGCGCTACGGTCCGGAGGGGCCGGGGCCGGAGGGGTCGGTGCTGGTCGCCGCCTTCACCCTCGCCGGACAGCGGTTCCTCTGCATCGACAGCTGGGTGAAGCACGCCTTCACCTTCACGCCGTCGGTCTCGCTCCACGTGGTCTGCGCGAGCGAGGCGGAGATCGACGAGCGCTTCGCGCGGCTCTCCGAGGACGGCGCGGTACTGATGCCGCTGGGGGAGTACCCGTTCAGCCCCCGGTATGGATGGCTGCAGGACCGCTTCGGCGTCTCCTGGCAGCTCACCCTGCCGCCCGCATAA
- a CDS encoding SRPBCC family protein, giving the protein MRHDNEALGTSPALGEVRIERWLPGPVERIWAYLTDSEKRGLWLAPGEMELRPGGRVEHRFRHADLSHETKPPAKYGAYEDGHVMHGTVLACEPPRLLRYTWGDGEEHSEVTFELFPTGGGEVRLVVTQRRLRSREGMTSVAAGWHTHLGILLDRLEGREPRGFWSTHGRLEAEYAERFAAAPAAGGSAAR; this is encoded by the coding sequence ATGAGGCACGACAACGAGGCGCTCGGCACCAGCCCCGCGCTGGGCGAGGTGCGGATCGAGCGCTGGCTGCCGGGGCCGGTGGAGCGGATCTGGGCCTACCTGACGGACTCGGAGAAGCGGGGCCTCTGGCTGGCGCCGGGTGAGATGGAGCTGCGGCCGGGCGGCCGGGTGGAGCACCGCTTCCGCCACGCCGACCTGTCGCACGAGACGAAGCCGCCGGCGAAGTACGGCGCCTACGAGGACGGGCACGTCATGCACGGGACCGTCCTCGCCTGCGAGCCGCCCCGCCTGCTGCGCTACACCTGGGGCGACGGGGAGGAGCACTCGGAGGTCACCTTCGAGCTCTTCCCGACCGGGGGCGGGGAGGTGAGGCTGGTCGTCACCCAGCGGCGCCTCCGCAGCCGGGAGGGGATGACCAGCGTCGCAGCCGGGTGGCACACCCACCTGGGCATCCTCCTCGATCGGCTGGAGGGGCGGGAGCCGCGCGGCTTCTGGTCGACCCACGGGCGGCTCGAGGCCGAGTACGCCGAGCGCTTCGCGGCCGCCCCGGCTGCCGGCGGCTCCGCAGCCCGCTGA
- a CDS encoding YciI family protein translates to MRYTLLLHYPEMTAEDLGQEAMEAGQAAFHAYAATIDEAGVLVSAEVLQPSTHTTTVALRDGGLRVQDGPFADTKEQLGGTFVIDVPDLDAALAWAEKCPAVEWGTVEVRPSAVRFTDGRWIPAG, encoded by the coding sequence ATGCGCTACACGCTCCTCCTCCACTATCCCGAGATGACCGCAGAGGACCTCGGGCAGGAGGCGATGGAGGCCGGACAGGCCGCCTTCCACGCCTACGCCGCGACGATCGACGAGGCCGGCGTGCTCGTCTCGGCCGAGGTCCTGCAGCCGTCCACGCACACGACGACGGTGGCGCTCCGGGACGGCGGCCTTCGCGTGCAGGACGGACCCTTTGCCGATACGAAGGAGCAGCTCGGCGGCACCTTCGTGATCGACGTGCCCGACCTGGACGCGGCGCTCGCCTGGGCGGAGAAGTGCCCGGCGGTGGAGTGGGGCACGGTGGAGGTCCGCCCCTCGGCCGTCCGCTTCACAGACGGTCGGTGGATCCCCGCGGGGTGA